One part of the Salinimonas iocasae genome encodes these proteins:
- a CDS encoding HipA family kinase: MEQIEIGIMLPGAIKFNDDNVNPTWKAHIQTHKEAVVGFVKLVEFRKVYVECVCAVIGRELGLPIPKPILVKVPHESLPDEVPKSSFTIGFASQDAEYPSFRRYFNSNSQEAINSLINFSKALDISVFDEWIGNWDRNIGNILFDGKDEYYFIDHENAIDRKLNSDAPASRNQILEQLASSLSEFEKYKSNRISQTNITPTYEGLPFSLVSEKTLGGLYLSDDEVVSVIQFLEERLSSLKELVNDRWGFQQQELSL, from the coding sequence ATGGAGCAAATTGAAATAGGTATTATGTTGCCAGGCGCGATTAAGTTTAATGACGACAATGTGAACCCTACGTGGAAAGCTCATATACAAACCCACAAAGAGGCGGTCGTTGGTTTTGTGAAATTAGTCGAGTTTCGCAAGGTATATGTTGAATGTGTTTGTGCTGTTATTGGGCGAGAACTGGGGTTACCAATTCCTAAGCCTATACTGGTTAAAGTTCCCCATGAAAGCTTGCCAGACGAAGTACCCAAAAGCTCATTTACAATAGGTTTTGCATCACAAGATGCTGAATACCCCAGTTTCAGAAGATATTTCAACAGCAATAGCCAAGAAGCTATAAATAGCTTAATCAATTTTTCTAAAGCACTAGACATATCGGTTTTTGATGAGTGGATCGGGAACTGGGACAGAAATATCGGTAACATTTTATTCGATGGAAAAGACGAGTACTACTTTATCGATCATGAAAATGCGATCGATAGAAAACTAAATTCAGACGCTCCAGCATCTAGAAACCAGATACTTGAGCAGTTAGCAAGTTCGTTAAGCGAATTTGAAAAGTACAAATCAAATAGAATTAGCCAAACTAATATAACACCTACATATGAGGGACTACCATTTTCTCTAGTCTCAGAGAAAACACTTGGTGGTTTATACCTTTCTGATGATGAAGTTGTTAGCGTTATTCAATTTTTAGAGGAACGGTTAAGTAGTTTAAAAGAACTGGTCAACGATCGGTGGGGATTTCAGCAACAGGAGTTATCGCTATGA
- a CDS encoding RDD family protein — MPRATFFRRLLAMVYDTLVATAVGMCAAIVLIVTLVILLKNGILDLRGYAEPADLIQASFGYKLVIQLWVGAWIAGFFLWFWKKGGQTLGMRAWRLRIYSSSDAPMTWGRLILRLICSLGGLGTLLVLFDFKNKQSLQDRVADTEVLFLTKEANHHKNW; from the coding sequence ATGCCACGGGCGACCTTCTTTCGCCGGTTGCTGGCAATGGTATATGACACGCTGGTCGCAACAGCAGTAGGGATGTGCGCGGCCATTGTGTTAATCGTAACACTGGTCATCTTGCTGAAAAATGGCATCCTCGACCTGAGGGGATACGCTGAACCAGCAGACCTGATCCAGGCTTCTTTTGGCTACAAGTTGGTGATTCAACTGTGGGTCGGGGCGTGGATAGCCGGTTTCTTTCTCTGGTTTTGGAAAAAAGGGGGGCAAACCCTGGGTATGCGCGCCTGGCGACTTCGCATTTATTCATCCAGCGATGCACCAATGACCTGGGGCAGGCTGATACTGCGACTTATTTGCTCGTTAGGAGGACTGGGCACATTGCTGGTGCTCTTTGACTTCAAGAATAAACAGTCCCTGCAGGACAGGGTAGCTGACACCGAGGTATTGTTTCTGACCAAAGAAGCCAACCACCATAAGAATTGGTAG